A window of the Diabrotica undecimpunctata isolate CICGRU chromosome 1, icDiaUnde3, whole genome shotgun sequence genome harbors these coding sequences:
- the LOC140432422 gene encoding uncharacterized protein, with translation MSLATFHDFCNNLYQCAEKLGNEIETNINSSQNLITTNETVDVKLPLEKVKLYHYCEIIKLLQNIKSDVKKILYHEKSINTLISTKKLSAEEIKHYFSIENVNEQRKSKEYFIRQERRRKASQVSLYTLSTWEAYLQNKEEEEAAIPEVTIEASAVPKRTAPKSRRKQKKFISSTFNDILENVDSDIESNCRSIAEENEDENDIGNEIKLNRQFQSYSENNLTEMVAPSELRSCVSVDNFGSTKPKIVDVLYKKPEVTEIGLIQKIFYPNVGHVS, from the coding sequence ATGTCGTTAGCAACATTCCATGATTTTTGCAATAATCTCTACCAATGCGCAGAAAAACTGGGTAACGAAATAGAAACTAACATAAACTCCTCACAAAATCTCATCACAACCAATGAAACAGTGGATGTAAAACTTCCCCTGGAAAAAGTAAAATTGTACCACTATTGTGAAATAATAAAACtcttacaaaatataaaaagtgATGTTAAAAAAATACTCTATCACGAAAAATCTATAAACACATTAATATCTACCAAAAAACTCTCCGCTGAAGAAATAAAACACTATTTTTCAATTGAAAATGTAAACGAACAACGGAAGTCTAAAGAATATTTTATAAGACAGGAAAGAAGAAGAAAGGCTTCTCAAGTATCTCTTTATACACTAAGTACGTGGGAGGCTTATTTAcaaaacaaagaagaagaagaagcagctATTCCAGAAGTAACAATTGAAGCAAGTGCAGTACCCAAGAGAACGGCTCCAAAGTCCAGAAGAAAACAAAAGAAGTTTATATCTTCCACCTTTAATGATATCTTGGAAAACGTCGACAGCGATATTGAGAGTAACTGCAGGTCTATAGCTGAAGAGAATGAAGATGAGAATGACATTGGTAATGAGATAAAACTCAATAGACAATTTCAAAGTTATAGCGAAAACAATTTAACAGAAATGGTTGCGCCATCAGAGCTAAGATCTTGTGTTAGTGTAGATAATTTTGGATCTACGAAACCAAAAATAGTGGATGTCTTG